In Maridesulfovibrio sp., a single genomic region encodes these proteins:
- a CDS encoding MFS transporter codes for MSAGNFALFPTITADVFGTRSVGRNYPYVFLAYGAGGLAGPMLGGRLGDLGNFPMAFSVCGICCLAGALAIYMVRKPCRDVEAYTEPSSN; via the coding sequence ATTTCGGCGGGTAACTTCGCACTGTTCCCGACTATTACCGCAGATGTTTTCGGCACCAGGAGCGTGGGCAGGAACTATCCGTACGTCTTTCTGGCCTACGGGGCCGGAGGTCTCGCCGGTCCGATGCTCGGCGGCAGACTCGGCGATCTCGGCAATTTCCCCATGGCCTTTTCAGTCTGCGGAATATGCTGTCTGGCCGGAGCTCTGGCCATCTACATGGTCAGAAAACCATGCCGGGACGTTGAAGCATACACGGAGCCGAGCAGCAATTAA
- a CDS encoding MFS transporter yields MDEKKVMNRWLAVLGAVLIQLALGAIYAWSVFTPPLIQAGWTRLQTQTVFSIALVSFALTMVWSGKKLSAWSPRRLSMLSALVLGGGYALAGMIGKTSFPAMCVFIGLIGGAGIGLGYVVPIAVGMRWFPDRKGFITGLAVAGFGFGAMAWVKLAGAWGNLIGTLGLSTTFSVYGLAFFLMISIGSIWMRFPPEGWIPEGFSSSTAGSGADSNDGREFSIREMLKTPQFYLIFITFTISSAAGLMSIGLMKLYPMEALQASGYTAAESSAIAGTAMAVFFSLSNGMGRIIWGSASDKMGRRNSILLMSAIQGATLLAFSFMAGNQFLLYVGASIIGFNFGG; encoded by the coding sequence ATGGATGAAAAAAAAGTAATGAACAGATGGCTGGCTGTCCTCGGGGCAGTTCTCATACAGTTGGCACTCGGCGCGATTTACGCATGGTCCGTTTTCACTCCGCCGCTCATCCAGGCCGGTTGGACCAGATTACAGACCCAGACGGTATTTTCCATCGCGCTTGTCTCGTTTGCGCTGACCATGGTCTGGTCCGGTAAAAAACTTAGCGCATGGAGTCCGCGCAGACTCTCCATGCTGAGCGCACTGGTTCTGGGCGGCGGCTACGCCCTGGCCGGAATGATCGGCAAAACATCTTTTCCGGCAATGTGTGTATTCATAGGACTTATCGGCGGTGCAGGAATAGGACTCGGCTATGTTGTTCCCATCGCCGTGGGCATGCGCTGGTTTCCGGACAGGAAAGGTTTCATCACCGGGCTTGCAGTGGCAGGTTTCGGATTCGGGGCCATGGCCTGGGTCAAGCTTGCCGGTGCCTGGGGCAACCTGATCGGCACGCTCGGGCTCTCGACAACATTCTCCGTATACGGGCTGGCCTTTTTCCTGATGATTTCCATAGGCAGCATCTGGATGCGCTTTCCCCCGGAAGGCTGGATACCTGAAGGCTTCAGTTCAAGCACAGCAGGCTCCGGCGCAGACAGTAATGACGGCAGGGAATTTTCCATCAGGGAAATGTTGAAAACACCGCAGTTCTATCTGATCTTTATTACATTCACCATCAGTTCCGCTGCCGGACTCATGTCCATCGGGCTGATGAAACTCTATCCCATGGAGGCCCTGCAGGCTTCCGGGTATACGGCAGCAGAATCCAGCGCCATTGCGGGAACGGCCATGGCAGTGTTCTTCAGTCTTTCAAACGGCATGGGCAGAATAATCTGGGGATCGGCGAGCGATAAAATGGGCCGCAGAAATTCCATACTGCTCATGAGCGCCATACAGGGCGCAACACTGCTCGCCTTCTCCTTCATGGCCGGAAACCAGTTTCTGCTCTATGTCGGCGCCAGTATAATCGGGTTCAATTTCGGCGGGTAA
- a CDS encoding nitroreductase family protein, whose protein sequence is MDFTDILEKRRAVNFFDPDRDVEDALLRKIVEQAGNAPSSYNLQPWKLKILRDPERKKALRALAFDQPKITEAPVILMVLADRDGWKIDSPTAQKVFADFVKVGKMQEDQQEWFSGVTNALYGRSEDAVQAFANKNTGLFAMSLMYAATANGLESHPMDGFDHDAVCKEFEIPDNYWIPMLIAIGYLKPGITVYPKSWRQSFEEIVID, encoded by the coding sequence ATGGACTTCACTGATATTCTGGAAAAAAGACGTGCGGTCAATTTCTTTGATCCCGATCGGGATGTTGAAGACGCCCTGCTCAGAAAAATTGTCGAGCAGGCAGGCAACGCCCCGTCCAGCTACAACCTTCAGCCCTGGAAGCTGAAAATACTCCGTGATCCCGAACGCAAGAAAGCCCTGCGCGCACTGGCCTTTGACCAGCCCAAAATAACCGAAGCCCCGGTGATACTCATGGTACTGGCAGACAGGGACGGCTGGAAAATCGACAGCCCGACAGCACAGAAGGTTTTCGCTGATTTCGTCAAGGTGGGAAAAATGCAGGAAGACCAGCAGGAATGGTTTTCCGGTGTTACCAATGCCCTGTACGGAAGAAGTGAAGACGCCGTTCAGGCCTTTGCCAACAAAAACACCGGCCTGTTCGCCATGTCCCTGATGTACGCGGCGACAGCCAACGGTCTGGAATCGCACCCGATGGACGGATTCGACCACGACGCGGTCTGCAAGGAATTCGAGATTCCGGACAACTACTGGATTCCGATGCTCATTGCCATCGGATACCTGAAACCGGGCATCACAGTTTACCCCAAGAGCTGGCGGCAGTCGTTCGAGGAAATTGTCATAGATTAG
- a CDS encoding pirin family protein codes for MRRAINHIFYGEPVTEGGGVKLHRAFGYFEASLFDPFLMLDDFRSDNPEDYRKGFPWHPHRGIETITYILKGDVEHADSLGNKDMTRAGSVQWMTAGSGIIHQEMPKGDRNGSMYGFQLWANLSAADKMVDPKYREIHADEIPVIRSRDGVSIKIIAGEIDGQKGPARGIGIDPQYLDITVPPGLEFVHSVKKGYTAFVYITGGQGSVNGSPVENRSLVLFDDGDELAVAADSSPLTFLLLTGKPHNEPIYWRGPIVMNTAEELDKAFFEYENGTFIKNK; via the coding sequence ATGCGACGCGCGATAAATCACATTTTCTACGGAGAGCCGGTAACGGAAGGAGGCGGAGTAAAACTTCACCGCGCCTTCGGATATTTCGAGGCATCGCTATTCGACCCATTTCTCATGCTTGACGACTTCCGGTCGGACAATCCGGAAGACTACCGCAAAGGTTTTCCCTGGCATCCCCACCGTGGAATCGAGACCATCACCTACATATTGAAAGGGGATGTTGAACATGCCGACAGCCTTGGAAACAAGGATATGACCCGGGCCGGGAGTGTTCAATGGATGACTGCCGGAAGCGGAATAATTCATCAGGAAATGCCCAAAGGCGACCGGAACGGGTCAATGTACGGTTTCCAGCTCTGGGCCAATCTCTCCGCAGCCGACAAGATGGTCGACCCGAAATACAGAGAAATTCATGCTGATGAAATCCCGGTGATCCGTAGCAGAGATGGAGTTTCAATCAAGATAATCGCCGGAGAAATCGACGGTCAAAAAGGACCGGCCAGAGGCATAGGCATTGACCCGCAGTATCTGGACATAACTGTTCCGCCCGGCCTTGAATTCGTCCACTCCGTTAAAAAAGGCTACACTGCTTTTGTATACATAACCGGCGGTCAGGGCTCGGTGAACGGCAGCCCGGTGGAAAACCGCTCTCTGGTGCTCTTTGATGACGGAGACGAACTGGCGGTGGCTGCGGACAGTTCCCCGTTGACATTTCTGCTGCTGACCGGAAAACCGCACAATGAACCGATTTACTGGCGCGGTCCCATAGTCATGAACACCGCGGAGGAATTGGATAAAGCATTTTTCGAGTACGAAAACGGAACTTTCATCAAAAACAAATGA
- the acs gene encoding acetate--CoA ligase, with amino-acid sequence MTEEQKIESLSTESRLFNPPTDVKTACVKSLEEYKAIYDRSINDMDGFWAERAEELLTWDKKWDSVLEYDFDKPEIKWFDGAKLNVSANCLDRHLENGRRNKAALIWQGEEDHEVKVYTYDMLHREVCRFANVLKKMGVKKGDRVSIYLPMIPELAIAMLACTRIGAPHSIIFAGFSSNSLRDRINDCEAKIHITGDGVLRGGRTIPLKPNSDEALKECPSIEQCIVVPRAGNKVEMVEGRDQLWSDLMSDPDISDSCPYELMDAEDPLFILYTSGSTGKPKGVFHTTGGYLTYAAHTCQWVFDLKDDDVHWCTADIGWVTGHSYIVYGPLALGATSVMFESVPTYPDPARFWQVCEKFRVNVFYTAPTAIRALMREGEQWTKKHDLSSLRILGTVGEPINPEAWMWYHQNIGAEKLPIVDTWWQTETGGHVLSPLPYATPLKPGSATLPLPGIDAAIVDRHGDEVGPNEGGFLVIRKPWPGMLRGVWGNAERFKQQYFEGFPGTYESGDGARRDEDGYFWIMGRVDDVINVSGHRLGTAEIESALVSHPAVSEAAVVGMPHEVKGQSIYAYVTLKAEYDEDDDLIKELRTHVRKEIGPLAAPEVIQFAPALPKTRSGKIMRRILRKIVEGDTSNLGDTSTLADPSVVTDLIEGYQEIMNP; translated from the coding sequence ATGACTGAAGAACAAAAAATCGAAAGCCTGTCCACGGAAAGCAGACTCTTTAATCCTCCTACCGACGTGAAGACCGCATGCGTAAAAAGCCTTGAAGAATATAAAGCCATTTATGACCGCTCCATCAACGACATGGACGGTTTCTGGGCCGAGCGCGCAGAGGAACTCCTCACCTGGGACAAAAAATGGGACTCTGTTCTCGAATACGATTTCGACAAACCGGAAATCAAATGGTTTGACGGCGCAAAACTGAACGTTTCCGCCAACTGCCTTGACCGCCATCTTGAAAACGGCCGCCGTAACAAGGCCGCTCTCATCTGGCAGGGCGAGGAAGACCATGAAGTCAAGGTTTACACATACGATATGCTGCACAGGGAAGTATGTCGCTTTGCCAACGTACTCAAAAAAATGGGCGTCAAAAAGGGCGATCGCGTATCCATCTACCTGCCCATGATCCCGGAACTGGCCATCGCCATGCTGGCCTGCACCCGCATAGGCGCTCCGCACTCGATAATTTTCGCCGGGTTCAGTTCCAACAGCCTGCGCGACCGCATCAACGACTGCGAAGCCAAGATTCATATCACCGGTGACGGCGTGCTGCGCGGCGGCAGAACCATCCCGCTCAAGCCCAACAGTGATGAAGCGCTCAAGGAGTGTCCTTCCATTGAACAGTGCATCGTTGTTCCCCGCGCCGGAAACAAGGTGGAAATGGTTGAAGGCCGCGACCAGCTCTGGTCGGACCTCATGTCCGACCCGGACATCAGCGACAGTTGCCCCTATGAACTGATGGATGCGGAAGATCCCCTCTTCATCCTTTACACATCCGGCAGTACGGGCAAGCCCAAGGGAGTATTCCACACCACCGGAGGATACCTGACCTATGCAGCGCACACCTGCCAGTGGGTTTTCGATCTCAAGGACGATGACGTCCATTGGTGCACGGCCGATATCGGCTGGGTAACCGGACATTCATACATTGTTTACGGTCCGCTCGCACTGGGAGCCACAAGTGTTATGTTCGAATCAGTGCCCACCTACCCGGACCCGGCAAGATTCTGGCAGGTATGCGAAAAATTCAGAGTAAATGTCTTTTATACCGCCCCCACCGCCATCCGCGCGCTGATGCGTGAAGGCGAGCAGTGGACCAAGAAACACGATCTTTCCAGTCTGCGCATTCTGGGAACAGTCGGCGAACCGATAAACCCGGAAGCGTGGATGTGGTATCACCAGAACATCGGCGCCGAAAAACTGCCCATCGTGGACACATGGTGGCAGACCGAAACAGGTGGGCACGTTCTTTCTCCGCTGCCCTACGCCACACCGCTCAAGCCGGGCTCGGCCACCCTGCCGCTGCCGGGCATCGATGCTGCGATTGTGGACCGGCACGGAGATGAGGTAGGTCCCAATGAAGGCGGATTTCTGGTCATCAGGAAACCGTGGCCCGGAATGCTGCGCGGAGTCTGGGGAAATGCCGAACGCTTCAAGCAACAGTATTTTGAAGGCTTTCCCGGAACATATGAATCCGGTGACGGAGCCAGAAGGGACGAGGACGGTTACTTCTGGATCATGGGCCGCGTGGATGACGTCATCAACGTTTCCGGTCACCGACTGGGAACAGCTGAAATAGAATCGGCACTTGTCTCGCACCCTGCTGTATCCGAAGCCGCCGTTGTAGGCATGCCGCACGAGGTCAAGGGCCAGTCCATCTATGCCTATGTAACGCTCAAGGCCGAATATGATGAAGACGACGACCTCATCAAGGAACTGCGTACCCATGTCCGCAAGGAGATCGGCCCTCTGGCCGCTCCGGAAGTGATCCAGTTCGCCCCGGCCCTGCCCAAAACACGCAGCGGTAAAATCATGCGCCGCATCCTGCGCAAGATTGTTGAGGGAGATACTTCGAACCTCGGTGACACCTCGACACTGGCTGATCCTTCAGTAGTGACCGACCTCATCGAAGGTTATCAGGAGATCATGAATCCCTAG
- a CDS encoding glycosyltransferase family 9 protein produces the protein MKALVINLTRFGDLLQTQPVISALAAEGYETAMVCLKNFASTTGLMRDINEVFPLPGAALLAALDRDWHEALRIYDSYCSEIAERFAPDLVINLTPSIPARLVALRLGKGCSVRGFAVDSFGFNADTSRWAQFLQMASANRGASPFNIVDLFSRVAGIERPVPFRLADSSPTDRIAAVNLLETDAPGVEGFIGFQPGASEDRRRWPVERFRELGSRVWKEMRRVPVLLGTASERELGDRIMDGADFPAVNLMGRTSLPELSAVLRRLDLLVTNDTGTMHLAAGAGTPVVAVFLATAQPWDTGPAAEGCLCLEPDIECHPCPFGVKCTRENECRHRIGADSIFHAVTAFIREGKWPEMENMGVRAYLSGRDDAGFMLLSSLSGHEKTDPYRWIFLQREIYRRFLDDEDLSGASIGDYRFSSEFISRLSVPLSECRDLLFLLSRQVMLLQSDPMKNIKVKFLANFQRIHDILSSCPELSVLAALWELESRGQESLDGLVTQLKSYSAIVGALSASFE, from the coding sequence ATGAAAGCCCTTGTCATCAACCTGACCCGTTTCGGAGACCTGCTTCAGACCCAGCCGGTCATATCAGCACTTGCGGCTGAAGGTTATGAGACCGCAATGGTCTGTCTGAAGAATTTTGCATCCACAACCGGGCTGATGCGCGACATAAACGAGGTTTTCCCTCTGCCCGGTGCAGCGTTGCTCGCCGCTTTAGATCGCGACTGGCATGAAGCCCTCAGGATATACGATTCGTATTGTTCCGAGATAGCTGAACGGTTTGCGCCTGATCTGGTCATTAACCTCACTCCTTCAATCCCGGCCAGGCTGGTCGCCCTGCGGTTGGGGAAGGGGTGTTCCGTGCGCGGTTTTGCGGTTGATTCATTCGGGTTTAATGCCGATACATCAAGGTGGGCTCAATTTCTGCAGATGGCCTCAGCCAACCGCGGTGCCAGCCCGTTCAACATCGTAGATCTGTTCAGCAGGGTGGCCGGAATAGAACGTCCGGTTCCTTTCCGACTTGCCGATTCTTCCCCAACCGACCGGATTGCGGCGGTAAATCTTCTGGAAACGGATGCTCCCGGAGTGGAGGGCTTTATCGGGTTTCAGCCGGGCGCAAGTGAAGATCGCAGGCGCTGGCCGGTGGAGCGTTTCAGAGAGCTTGGCTCACGGGTCTGGAAGGAGATGCGCAGGGTGCCGGTTCTGCTGGGAACTGCGTCCGAGAGGGAGCTTGGTGACCGGATAATGGACGGGGCGGATTTTCCGGCCGTTAATCTTATGGGCAGGACTTCTCTTCCCGAGCTTTCCGCTGTTTTGCGCAGGCTGGACCTGCTGGTTACCAATGATACAGGAACAATGCATCTTGCCGCCGGGGCCGGAACTCCTGTTGTCGCGGTTTTTCTGGCTACGGCGCAGCCGTGGGATACCGGCCCTGCTGCGGAAGGGTGTCTTTGTCTGGAGCCGGATATCGAGTGCCATCCCTGCCCGTTCGGCGTTAAGTGCACGCGGGAGAACGAATGCAGGCACAGAATCGGCGCGGATAGTATATTCCATGCTGTGACGGCTTTTATCCGGGAAGGGAAATGGCCAGAGATGGAAAATATGGGCGTGCGGGCATATCTGAGCGGGCGTGATGATGCCGGGTTCATGCTTCTGAGTTCATTGTCCGGGCATGAAAAAACAGACCCTTACAGATGGATATTTCTGCAGCGGGAGATTTACCGTCGTTTTCTTGACGATGAAGATCTTTCCGGTGCCAGCATTGGTGATTACCGGTTTTCTTCGGAATTTATTTCCAGGCTTTCCGTTCCTCTTTCCGAATGCCGCGATCTGCTTTTCCTGCTGAGCAGGCAGGTTATGCTGCTGCAGTCTGATCCTATGAAGAATATAAAGGTTAAATTCCTCGCTAACTTCCAGAGAATCCATGATATTTTGTCGTCCTGCCCGGAACTTTCGGTGCTTGCCGCTCTCTGGGAGCTGGAATCGCGGGGCCAGGAATCGCTTGATGGTCTTGTCACGCAGCTCAAATCCTATTCGGCCATAGTGGGGGCCTTGTCAGCCTCTTTTGAATGA
- a CDS encoding YigZ family protein: protein MSEKAYPVPSGSLRTEETIKKSRFICDLSVCTGRDEAREFIAQIKKEFPDARHHCWAFIAGNPQNADMGMSDDGEPQGTAGKPMLQVLQGSGLGDIVAVVTRYFGGIKLGTGGLVRAYSGAVQQGLESLSVVMKVPMRRVSVEIGYAQEGMLRRMLPDFSAEIEEQTFGAEILFGLIMPSDRMEEFCAAVTESSNGTVEFMAEDEDFWR, encoded by the coding sequence ATGTCTGAAAAAGCCTATCCCGTTCCGTCCGGGAGCTTGAGAACAGAGGAAACAATCAAGAAGAGCAGATTCATCTGTGATCTGTCCGTTTGTACAGGCAGGGACGAAGCCAGAGAATTCATTGCACAGATAAAAAAAGAATTTCCGGATGCCAGACACCACTGCTGGGCATTTATTGCCGGGAATCCGCAAAACGCTGATATGGGCATGAGTGATGACGGCGAACCGCAGGGAACGGCAGGCAAGCCCATGCTGCAGGTTCTGCAGGGAAGCGGACTCGGCGATATTGTTGCTGTGGTGACCAGATACTTCGGGGGCATCAAGCTTGGCACAGGCGGGCTGGTCCGGGCATACTCCGGTGCAGTACAGCAGGGACTTGAATCATTGAGCGTGGTGATGAAGGTCCCCATGCGCCGTGTAAGCGTGGAGATAGGCTACGCGCAGGAAGGAATGCTGCGGCGGATGCTGCCTGATTTTTCCGCTGAAATCGAAGAACAGACCTTTGGTGCGGAAATCCTGTTCGGCCTGATCATGCCTTCCGACCGCATGGAGGAATTCTGCGCCGCCGTTACAGAGAGCAGCAACGGTACTGTCGAATTCATGGCAGAAGACGAGGACTTCTGGAGGTAA
- a CDS encoding DVU0772 family protein, which translates to MGSLRDYKNWDIDWEMTPEDAVTLYLEWGNHPWDSKFSPVTSKNDYTNYFTVYLWDDKPRVIFVRRNSEEARELLSIDLPRELAERFKASVGGHKGTYPINEEVRAWIETQMNN; encoded by the coding sequence ATGGGAAGCCTTAGAGACTACAAGAATTGGGATATTGATTGGGAAATGACCCCCGAAGATGCCGTAACCCTGTACCTGGAATGGGGAAACCATCCGTGGGATTCAAAGTTTTCACCGGTAACATCCAAGAATGACTATACAAACTATTTTACCGTGTACCTGTGGGACGACAAGCCGAGGGTTATTTTCGTCCGCAGGAATTCGGAAGAGGCCAGAGAACTTCTAAGCATTGATCTTCCCCGTGAACTTGCCGAAAGATTCAAGGCTTCTGTAGGCGGGCACAAGGGAACCTACCCGATTAATGAAGAAGTAAGGGCCTGGATTGAAACTCAAATGAACAATTAG
- a CDS encoding ATP-binding protein, which yields MTSAKIYRDIFDGLPAMVCEFSAEGIITYANRAYRDCFNLDAEEISGRRFLDPGTGERLVRGVNFPDLVVDAPASTDLYEVVKDGGVYWQEWTVRAYFDSSGGLSLVRAVGIDTTERKRAEFLLQSRLALREFADFHSIEDIVVRALEEAEHLTASPESFLKLTEPPDLNIVLEGWSAKDFSLVRSTEAGKNTECPFEKIWTRCLEKNGPVMSGSGKSDNPDHTRYPFSVDRDCSFIATPVFYLGRICAVLGVAGRVGRYGRSDLEILEQLATTVVDAIGRKLMEASMLRSKEKAESASRAKSEFLANMSHEIRTPVNGIVGMLQLLEASELNSSQKEYAGYALQASTRLNRLLSDILDLTCVEAGKLELKNQPFDLEDSLNAVRQMFIIQAGQKGLALDFRINPDLPDRFDGDATRLQQILGNLVGNAIKFTETGIVVVEVDGIQTGESGIMDVSFSVHDSGCGIPEDRVESLFEPFTQLEDSYVRNFQGAGLGLSICRRLVELYGGTITVESTEGSGATFRFVLPLKIAGDTGVEHSAETEALQTGLRVLYVDDDKITQLATSITLKKMGCRVQLADNGAMALQALVDAEFDVVLMDIQMPVMDGVSAIKAVRSGEAGEHCRSVPIIAMTAYAMTGDDHKFMESGANGYLAKPVLKEDLEDAMQRVREYHIDPGDLIRGCAQ from the coding sequence ATGACAAGCGCCAAGATCTATCGGGATATATTTGACGGGCTCCCCGCAATGGTTTGCGAGTTTTCAGCTGAAGGAATCATAACGTATGCCAACAGGGCTTATCGTGACTGTTTCAATCTGGACGCCGAAGAAATATCCGGACGGCGGTTTCTTGATCCGGGTACCGGTGAACGGCTTGTGCGCGGGGTCAATTTTCCTGATCTGGTCGTTGATGCCCCGGCAAGTACGGATTTGTATGAGGTGGTGAAAGACGGCGGAGTCTACTGGCAGGAGTGGACTGTCAGGGCATATTTTGATTCCTCCGGCGGATTATCGCTGGTGCGGGCTGTGGGAATTGATACTACCGAACGAAAGCGTGCGGAATTCTTGCTGCAGTCCAGGTTGGCGTTGCGCGAGTTTGCAGATTTTCACTCCATTGAGGATATCGTGGTCCGGGCGCTTGAGGAGGCGGAACATCTTACCGCGAGCCCGGAGTCGTTCCTGAAGCTGACTGAACCTCCGGATCTGAATATAGTTCTTGAGGGATGGTCCGCAAAAGATTTTTCACTTGTCCGGAGCACAGAGGCAGGAAAAAATACCGAATGTCCGTTTGAAAAAATATGGACCCGGTGTCTGGAAAAAAATGGTCCGGTCATGTCCGGAAGCGGTAAATCCGATAACCCGGATCATACCCGGTACCCGTTTTCTGTTGATCGTGACTGCAGTTTCATCGCCACTCCCGTGTTTTATCTGGGAAGGATATGTGCCGTGCTGGGGGTGGCGGGGAGAGTCGGGCGATACGGGCGTTCCGATCTTGAAATTCTGGAACAGCTGGCAACTACAGTGGTTGATGCCATCGGGCGCAAGCTTATGGAAGCATCCATGCTCCGCAGCAAGGAGAAGGCTGAATCAGCCAGCAGAGCCAAATCGGAATTTTTGGCCAACATGAGTCATGAGATAAGGACGCCGGTAAACGGTATTGTCGGAATGCTCCAACTGCTGGAGGCGAGCGAACTGAACAGCAGTCAGAAGGAATACGCCGGGTATGCCCTGCAGGCGAGCACCCGGCTGAACCGGTTGCTCTCGGACATTCTGGATTTGACCTGTGTGGAGGCCGGGAAGCTTGAATTGAAAAATCAGCCGTTTGATCTGGAGGATTCCCTGAATGCAGTGCGGCAGATGTTCATCATTCAGGCCGGTCAGAAGGGACTGGCACTGGATTTCAGGATCAATCCCGATCTGCCGGACAGATTTGACGGCGATGCTACCCGGTTGCAGCAGATTCTCGGCAATCTGGTCGGTAACGCTATCAAGTTCACCGAAACCGGCATCGTTGTTGTGGAAGTAGATGGGATCCAGACCGGAGAGAGCGGGATAATGGATGTTTCGTTTTCGGTCCATGACAGCGGGTGCGGAATTCCGGAGGATCGGGTTGAAAGTCTTTTTGAGCCGTTTACCCAGTTGGAGGACAGTTATGTCCGTAATTTTCAGGGAGCCGGGCTCGGGCTTTCAATCTGCAGGAGGCTGGTGGAACTTTATGGCGGAACCATCACTGTGGAGAGCACCGAGGGCAGCGGGGCCACATTCCGTTTTGTCTTGCCGCTTAAGATTGCCGGAGATACCGGGGTTGAGCATTCCGCTGAAACTGAAGCTCTGCAAACAGGACTGAGGGTTCTGTATGTGGATGACGACAAGATAACTCAACTTGCCACTTCGATAACTCTTAAGAAAATGGGCTGCCGTGTACAGCTTGCCGATAACGGTGCGATGGCGTTGCAGGCCTTGGTGGATGCGGAGTTCGATGTGGTGCTGATGGATATCCAGATGCCTGTGATGGACGGAGTCTCGGCAATAAAAGCAGTACGAAGCGGCGAGGCCGGAGAGCACTGCCGCTCGGTTCCGATAATAGCCATGACGGCATACGCCATGACCGGGGATGATCATAAATTCATGGAATCAGGCGCAAACGGTTATCTGGCCAAGCCTGTTTTAAAGGAAGATCTGGAAGACGCCATGCAAAGGGTCCGGGAATATCATATTGATCCGGGTGACCTGATCCGTGGTTGCGCACAATGA
- a CDS encoding PLP-dependent aminotransferase family protein, giving the protein MPVKFADRMSTVHRSFIREILKVTEDPSIISFAGGLPNPELFPVADLEAAAVKVMEETGPQSMQYSTTEGFQPLRQYIADRYREKKGIEVDADEILITAGSQQCLDLLGKIFLNAGDNVIIERPGYLGAIQSFSIFQAGFKTVGLEDDGPDLDELEKVLDSSDAKMFYAVTNFQNPSGLTYSSEKRQGVADLMRGRDVVFVEDDPYGELRFMGDFHKPVVRGYLEDNGVLLGSFSKVAAPGFRLGWMVCSGEMRDKAIIAKQASDLHTSTFAQRVMHRYVSDYPIDSHVEKIRACYGKQRETMVRAIEEYFPAEVKVTRPEGGMFLWVTLPEGMSSMDLFDEAIKNRVAFVPGRPFYVDGSGENTFRLNFSNSDEAHIEEGIKRLGTGIKNFLAK; this is encoded by the coding sequence ATGCCTGTTAAATTTGCGGACCGCATGTCCACAGTACACCGGTCTTTTATCCGTGAAATCCTCAAAGTTACAGAGGATCCTTCCATTATTTCCTTTGCCGGCGGCTTGCCTAATCCGGAACTTTTTCCTGTTGCCGATCTTGAGGCCGCAGCCGTGAAAGTCATGGAAGAGACAGGTCCCCAGTCCATGCAGTATTCAACCACTGAAGGTTTCCAGCCCCTGCGTCAGTATATTGCCGATCGCTACAGGGAGAAAAAAGGAATCGAGGTTGATGCGGATGAGATTCTGATTACCGCCGGGTCACAGCAGTGTCTGGACCTGCTCGGCAAGATTTTTCTGAATGCCGGGGATAACGTGATAATTGAACGTCCCGGTTATCTCGGTGCTATCCAGTCCTTTTCCATCTTTCAGGCCGGGTTCAAGACAGTCGGTCTTGAAGATGACGGCCCCGACCTTGATGAACTTGAGAAAGTTCTCGACAGCAGCGATGCCAAAATGTTCTATGCGGTCACCAATTTCCAGAACCCGTCCGGCCTTACTTACAGCAGTGAAAAGCGCCAGGGTGTGGCCGACCTCATGCGCGGGCGTGATGTGGTTTTCGTTGAGGATGATCCATACGGTGAACTGCGTTTTATGGGTGACTTCCACAAACCCGTGGTTCGCGGCTATCTGGAAGATAACGGCGTGCTGCTCGGTTCGTTTTCCAAAGTGGCGGCTCCGGGATTCCGTCTCGGATGGATGGTCTGTTCCGGCGAAATGCGTGACAAGGCAATTATTGCCAAACAGGCATCCGACCTGCACACAAGCACCTTTGCCCAGCGCGTAATGCATCGTTATGTAAGTGATTATCCAATAGACAGCCATGTCGAGAAAATCAGGGCGTGTTACGGCAAGCAGCGTGAGACCATGGTCCGGGCAATTGAGGAATACTTCCCCGCAGAAGTAAAGGTCACCCGTCCCGAGGGCGGTATGTTTCTCTGGGTTACCCTGCCGGAAGGAATGTCGTCCATGGATCTTTTTGACGAAGCGATCAAGAACAGGGTCGCCTTTGTTCCCGGACGCCCCTTTTACGTTGACGGCAGCGGTGAAAACACCTTCCGCCTCAACTTTTCCAATTCGGACGAGGCGCACATTGAGGAAGGCATCAAACGTCTGGGCACAGGCATAAAGAACTTTCTCGCCAAGTAG